Part of the Capsicum annuum cultivar UCD-10X-F1 chromosome 12, UCD10Xv1.1, whole genome shotgun sequence genome is shown below.
TATGCAAGGTTTAGAAAAGGATCAAACTGCAAGAGTTTAACAATTACTTTTCGTTAttacaaaaatctatttttcacAACTTAAATACGTGATATCTTAATCACATGACagtaaatttattaattatttaaattgctaatggaaagaaaaaaaaaacaagtaagaaatagagtaaaaataaataaggaaaaaatacagGAAAGAACAACATCTGTATTAAGAAATTACTAGATAATAATCAATTAATATGCTTACactgtcaattttttttaaaatgaaatcaaTAGAAGAACacattttgattttgagattcgtGTACCTGACAGGACATTAATTTTCCTTGTGAGCAATTAATTTTTTGCTAAGATTATGTTTTGGCCAAATTTAAAATTCACAAAATTTGAAGTTAAAAGAGTTCATTCACTATTTTTCCACCAATGCTTGTAATTTATAGTCGTTCATTTTTTTTAACGATCATCTAATATTGATAATTTATCAGTTCGATTAATTTAAATTGATGATGTAAaaagagagaatgcttttaacaGCATAAATAAACTAATTGTAATCGTTCCTCGTAAAACATTAATGAATTGTCATTATTTTTCACATAtggtactccctccgtcccattttacttgtcccaaattgggatgacataacaattaataaaaatagtaataaataacGTGGCTAATTTACCaaagtacccctattaaatgatgtttacattttaatttaaagaaaaaggtaattaatgcaaagggtaaaacatgaaaagaaaagtttgtcttatcttgataagtaaaatgggacattAACTTAGCCAATTTGAGACgggtaaaatgagacggagggagtataagaAAAACATTCAGAATCGATACACGCTATGATATTACATaaacaaacacacaaaaaatgtattcaaagtataattatatgcaatacaatatatatatatatatatgttaaactATTAcattacataatattttatatctACACATTCACTTTGAAGTATATTTATATGGGAGACTATATATGTGTTGCAACATTACTTAAGATCTATAGTTCATGCACaccatatatacatatgcatatattgatattacttagcTTCTAATAGATCTTTGTGAGTGGACTTTTTTTCGAACATTGTAGTGCATCGATCTGCATTTTTAAGCATCGAATTAATATGGAAAACTAATTTCATCTTGTTCTTGATCATCATCCAATGATAAAAAGACTTCATCCAAAGCTGATAGCTCAacttcaccatcatcatcatcatcatcacaatttATTCCTTCAGCATTGTTCTTTGATTCATGTACTCTACATACAACCCATtcctgaaaaatataaatttaaaaaataaaattaaattgagATGCAATTGGCCGGTTAAACAAAAAATCAAGCTACTTGTCTATATCTATTGTTCGTACTCTTCAAAAGAATTATTGTCGCACTTGTGACAGATCGACACGCTCCAAGAGgattttgaagagtccgagcgaCATACATAGATGGTATAACTTGAATATTTGTTTAGATAATTTGAAAAATAGCTTAGAATTAAATCATATGATATAAGAAGGAATTAGAGTAATATTTACTTACCAATAACTtctcattttttctcttcttgAAGGAATTAGAGAGATGAAATTCTTCCATAATCCAATTAGTTTGTACTTGTTCAGGAATATTAGTAGTAATATAGTATACAAAGTACTTCTTTgttccaattattttttctccacaATTTTTTTTGAGTATAATTGGCTCATTCATATTTAATTCCTTCCAATATCCTTTTTCTGTAGCTCGAATAATATTTTCCTTCACTTGGCTGAAAAAATACCACTGATTTTTGCTCCATAAAGCCCTCTCTAATCAtacaaacatataaaaaaaaaaagaaaaaaaagtaagatatTAAGTCAAATTATACACtccattaaataaaatttattgtatATACGAAATTTAAATTCTATGGTACTAAATTaaacaataaaatcaataaaaataggtTACTTTAAGCTCTACAAATaaatgattaatttattatttattaattttttgaagaaTTAACCTAAATAGCTATCCACCCATATATTATTAAACTAAAAATAGCTGTCGATGTATAATATATGCATAATCCATGTATCATATGTGTATAATCAATGAATAACTCATGTATGCCAGCTAAACAACGTATTTGTGTAAAGATCCATTATTTATTTCTAGGTTGGTAAGCTAGCTAGAAGTTGAAAAATGACAGATTGATCATTTACTTAATTTAAAGGTCATATTGATTAAGACTAGCTAGCCAAGgaaaatgtaatttaataaaaaatattttgttttcttcttcttgggAGATGAGTCTGATTTAAGGTAATTAATTAAGCAATGTAATCCAAGAAGTTAATCATTTTAATCAAGAGCAACACGAAATATTTATAACAACTAATAtactacaacaataacaatattcaGTGTACTTTGACACAGTAAGGTCTGACAATGACAGAGTATACACAGTCCGTACCTCTACCTCATAGGTGAGAGGTTTCCGATGGACCTCGGTCGACTTAAGGCAAAAACAATATAGAAACAAGTATGTATATATGATGATGAGACATACATACCATTGAGTTCCCAAGGATGAGAAGAAGAGAAATCAAGATCAGgaatattattgaaattgaagtGCAAATTCGGAGCTATTTTacttttcaaataatataaaacaagctCTTCATCTGTTGGATCAAAGCTAAATCCTGGAGGAAGATCACccatcatcatcactatatatataaaataatataatatatatatgagcaactatatattatatatttatagcttcttcttcttcttcttctggtTAATAAGCTAAGGTTCTattttaattagggttatagtTTGGGAGTTGATGGATGATACTATTATATAAGTAAAGAAGAGTTGACGAAGGttgccttttcctttttatatatGAACAATTAATATTCTAGTAACATATTTTGACCCCACATTACTTCTTGTGTTATTCTTATAGGACTTTATaaagtatatatttattaaaaaaaatttcacatttcattcatgttcatatttatcCGTAAGCgctctttaaaaaataaaatttttaatcttGAGAGTAAGATACAATATCTGCTACGATAAATAAAGATGACATGATGGTGTAAAATTTCTCAAAGTGATGGTTTATATAGCTTAAATTTTTTTGTATGGATACGACGTGTTCCAATTATTTCCTacgaaaaatattataatttcaaaTAAGATTTGTAAATTAGGAGTATGAAATTAATTGGTGTTAGTGAGGGTTAATTAGAAATGAAGTGTGTGCGCGCAGGTGATCGATGTAACAAGTTTTAAGTTGTCAAATAGTCTACTCtgctaattaattaattaattaatattataagaGAAATTTAGTCATGAAGgtagttatatatttatacttattgTCATTGGTGGAAGATCTTTTGAAAATCTTATTAATTTCAATTTGAATACATATATATGGCATGTGCAGTTCCTGATAGATGCTTATAATGGACCATACCTATGAATATACGATCCACACCTTcaccttcttttttttcattttaacgTACTTTGAAACTCACTGATCTGACTAATTCAAATTTAcctcaataaaaaatattttctttaaagttaaGGGGTGAATCTCGTCGATCTGTCTCACTATATTCCATGATAATGGTGAATATCATGATCTATACATCTAATTACAAAATTTGGAAATCCACGGATCCCGATGATGGAGCTGTGCAAAGGTTGAGCGCTTCTAAAATTTCTAGAGTAtgcatccactactaaaagaaaagaaaaaactgcGTTAAATAAActaagctttaaatcaagtgacGCACCATCAAATCTTTTTGTAACATGGACGCCAACGAACAAtgttaaatcaattttaaaatatatgtacataaaatattcaattttatggaaaaaaaaGACCATGGATGCCCATGCCTTAAAAAATGCATTTAAGTTCGCCCATGCGAAACTAGGCACCAATAAAATTTATCCGAACTTTCTTCATCTTTGTAAAGTTATATGGTATATACAATAATAGCAGATGTATATTATAATACTGAagccatttaattttttaaatgtgtttactttttcatattttgaatccttcgattaaaaaaacaaaaaaaaaaaagttagttgCTCAACTACTGGTAAAGGTCAAGGGTATACGTGTTgattgaaaacaaaaaataggGGATGGATAAGGTTTCTTGAGAGTTCATAGGGCGGCTGGTAAACTTTACATTTTGCAAAAAGTGGATatatttgtcactttaatttGAAGTAACTTCACTTACAAATTAAACTTCTTTACTACTATATGTTTCTTTCgtttaattatcttttaaaacttaaaaaagatAGAATTCTAAAGTAACAGATTGATACACtaaaaattttgatatatatccAGGGTTTGAGCGAGGAAGGAGTATCGAATCGCAAGAGTCTATTGTACGTAGAGAGGCTGTTTAATTTTTACTGCTTAAACACATGACATCTTGATTACGTGACATCAACTTTACTAGTTACGCTAACGTACGGTGATTAGCTTAATTAGTGGAATTAATGAAACTAATTAAGTGGATGgtcatgttgatgatgatgatgaaaatttGAACAAAAGTAGAAAGGTAGTAGTCCAAACATTTTTACGTGTGCAAACACAAAAATGCACACGTCGTAAAAATGTAGTTTAGAAAAGGAGAGCATGAAATTGAGTTATGATAAGttctttatatctttattttattcaattttt
Proteins encoded:
- the LOC107849709 gene encoding NAC domain-containing protein 104; amino-acid sequence: MMMGDLPPGFSFDPTDEELVLYYLKSKIAPNLHFNFNNIPDLDFSSSHPWELNERALWSKNQWYFFSQVKENIIRATEKGYWKELNMNEPIILKKNCGEKIIGTKKYFVYYITTNIPEQVQTNWIMEEFHLSNSFKKRKNEKLLEWVVCRVHESKNNAEGINCDDDDDDGEVELSALDEVFLSLDDDQEQDEISFPY